From Rhodamnia argentea isolate NSW1041297 chromosome 10, ASM2092103v1, whole genome shotgun sequence, a single genomic window includes:
- the LOC115739143 gene encoding histidine protein methyltransferase 1 homolog isoform X2 — MRAPSLLAQCLPGFMPNDRGSQNVPSIPERDLGLPSPAVEILPSKTTHPYKYAGESVDMQGLTMFKGRLSVADIIGFTGSEMISSKPDGYLKSWDNSIDLVNVLKHEIRDGQLSFRGKRVLELGCSYGLPGIFACMKGACTVHFQDLSAESIRCTTIPNVLVTLEQAREAQSRQPESPLTPSRQTLAPSVHFYAGDWEELHTVLSVARNEGSEPNTGMRLSFSEEDFMDGCSSQEGSIVGQEFSSRRSRKLSGSRAWERANEADHGDGGYDVILMAEIPYSLTSLKKLYALLKKCLRPPYGVVYLATKRNYVGFNSAARHLRSLVDEGGIFGVHLIKEMTDRDIWKFFLK, encoded by the exons ATGCGTGCACCATCCCTGCTTGCACAGTGTTTACCTGGGTTCATGCCCAATGACCGTGGTAGTCAGAATGTGCCATCTATTCCGGAAAGAGACTTGGGTCTGCCTTCTCCAGCTGTGGAAATTCTTCCATCGAAG ACAACTCATCCTTACAAATATGCCGGAGAAAGTGTTGACATGCAAGGTCTTACCATGTTTAAG GGAAGACTTAGCGTTGCTGACATAATTGGGTTCACAGGCTCAGAAATGATATCTTCGAAACCCGATG GGTATTTGAAGTCTTGGGACAATTCTATTGATCTTGTCAATGTTCTTAAACATGAGATTCGGGATGGACAACTGAGCTTTAGAGGCAAACGGGTACTTGAG CTTGGTTGCAGCTACGGACTTCCAGGGATATTTGCTTGCATGAAG GGTGCTTGCACGGTGCACTTCCAAGATCTCAGTGCAGAATCAATACGTTGCACTACCATACCTAATGTGCTTGTCACCCTTGAACAAGCGAGGGAAGCGCAAAGTCGACAGCCAGAAAGCCCCTTGACTCCATCAAGACAAACTCTTGCTCCATCTGTGCATTTTTATGCGGGAGATTGGGAGGAACTCCACACTGTCTTGTCCGTTGCAAGGAATGAAGGTTCTGAACCAAACACAGGAATGCGTCTAAGCTTTTCAGAGGAGGACTTTATGGATGGGTGCAGTAGTCAGGAGGGAAGCATCGTTGGGCAAGAGTTCTCCTCTAGGCGTTCAAGGAAGCTTTCGGGAAGCCGGGCATGGGAGAGGGCTAATGAGGCAGATCATGGAGATGGCGGTTATGACGTGATTTTGATGGCAGAGATTCCGTACTCATTAACCTCTCTAAAGAAGTTATATGCACTTTTAAAAAAG TGTTTGAGACCTCCATATGGAGTAGTGTACTTGGCAACAAAGAGGAATTATGTTGGCTTCAACAGTGCAGCAAGACACCTTAGAAGTTTGGTTGATGAAGGCGGCATTTTCGGAGTGCATCTCATCAAAGAGATGACTGATAGAGATATATGG
- the LOC115739143 gene encoding histidine protein methyltransferase 1 homolog isoform X1 translates to MRAPSLLAQCLPGFMPNDRGSQNVPSIPERDLGLPSPAVEILPSKTTHPYKYAGESVDMQGLTMFKGRLSVADIIGFTGSEMISSKPDGYLKSWDNSIDLVNVLKHEIRDGQLSFRGKRVLELGCSYGLPGIFACMKGACTVHFQDLSAESIRCTTIPNVLVTLEQAREAQSRQPESPLTPSRQTLAPSVHFYAGDWEELHTVLSVARNEGSEPNTGMRLSFSEEDFMDGCSSQEGSIVGQEFSSRRSRKLSGSRAWERANEADHGDGGYDVILMAEIPYSLTSLKKLYALLKKCLRPPYGVVYLATKRNYVGFNSAARHLRSLVDEGGIFGVHLIKEMTDRDIWKFFLKAIIELE, encoded by the exons ATGCGTGCACCATCCCTGCTTGCACAGTGTTTACCTGGGTTCATGCCCAATGACCGTGGTAGTCAGAATGTGCCATCTATTCCGGAAAGAGACTTGGGTCTGCCTTCTCCAGCTGTGGAAATTCTTCCATCGAAG ACAACTCATCCTTACAAATATGCCGGAGAAAGTGTTGACATGCAAGGTCTTACCATGTTTAAG GGAAGACTTAGCGTTGCTGACATAATTGGGTTCACAGGCTCAGAAATGATATCTTCGAAACCCGATG GGTATTTGAAGTCTTGGGACAATTCTATTGATCTTGTCAATGTTCTTAAACATGAGATTCGGGATGGACAACTGAGCTTTAGAGGCAAACGGGTACTTGAG CTTGGTTGCAGCTACGGACTTCCAGGGATATTTGCTTGCATGAAG GGTGCTTGCACGGTGCACTTCCAAGATCTCAGTGCAGAATCAATACGTTGCACTACCATACCTAATGTGCTTGTCACCCTTGAACAAGCGAGGGAAGCGCAAAGTCGACAGCCAGAAAGCCCCTTGACTCCATCAAGACAAACTCTTGCTCCATCTGTGCATTTTTATGCGGGAGATTGGGAGGAACTCCACACTGTCTTGTCCGTTGCAAGGAATGAAGGTTCTGAACCAAACACAGGAATGCGTCTAAGCTTTTCAGAGGAGGACTTTATGGATGGGTGCAGTAGTCAGGAGGGAAGCATCGTTGGGCAAGAGTTCTCCTCTAGGCGTTCAAGGAAGCTTTCGGGAAGCCGGGCATGGGAGAGGGCTAATGAGGCAGATCATGGAGATGGCGGTTATGACGTGATTTTGATGGCAGAGATTCCGTACTCATTAACCTCTCTAAAGAAGTTATATGCACTTTTAAAAAAG TGTTTGAGACCTCCATATGGAGTAGTGTACTTGGCAACAAAGAGGAATTATGTTGGCTTCAACAGTGCAGCAAGACACCTTAGAAGTTTGGTTGATGAAGGCGGCATTTTCGGAGTGCATCTCATCAAAGAGATGACTGATAGAGATATATGG